The Pan troglodytes isolate AG18354 chromosome 15, NHGRI_mPanTro3-v2.0_pri, whole genome shotgun sequence genomic sequence actttgggaggccgaggtgggcagatcccctgaggtcaggagttcaagaccagcctggccaacatggtgaaaccccgtctctactaaaaatacaaaaactagccaggcgtggtggtgcctgcctgtaatcccagcaactcgggaggttgaggcaggagaattgcttgaacctgggaggcagaggttgcagtgagccaagatcacactactgcactccagcctggaggacagagtgagactgtctcaggaaaaaaaaaaaaaaaaaaaaaaaaattcagatctgCAGACTTCACTCCGCAAATCCCAAAACCACTGATTCACATTCCTAGATTTTAGGATGGGCCTGAAATTCTATTCTTAACAAGCCTTCAAATTAATTCTCATGATATGGCAAGTTTGGGAAATACTGACCTAATCCAAATAGATTTAGAAAGGTAAGACCTGGTCTCCAAATATCAGGTTGCCTTTtgaactgaaattttttttttttatttgcatctCCAGTGATATTTGCCTTTCCTCTGTGGTTACCAATGCTTAGCAGAGAAAGTCTGTTTGGTTGAGTCGAATAATGTAAACCTTAAAATTATACCGGAATTGCGATCTCCTGGGCTTTCTGAGGATGGGATTGCTTTTCCGTAAATGCTAATTACCAGATTGCAATTGTTGATTAATTAATGATGTGATCAGAAATCAGCACTTCTTAGCAGGCATTTTTCTGATTAGCATGTATTTGATGGTTCCCCCAAGCAACAGGGAAAAGAGTTTCCAGAAAAAAGAGAAGCTCACAGGCTTGGGACACCCCCAAAGTACCGTCAGAATGCTTTCTGGTAGGCCAGACAGGGTGGAACAAAACGTTGTAGCAGACTTTGACcacttagtatttatttatttcatttttatttttatttttatttttgagatggagtattgctttgtcacccaggctggagtgcagtggcatgatcttggctcactgcagcctctgcctcctgggtttcagcaATTCTTTTCCCcgagcctcccgggtagctgggattacaggcgtgcaccaccacgcccggttaatttttttttttttttttttgtatttttagagacagggtttcatcatgttggccaggctggtctcgaactcctgacttcaggtgatccactcacctccgcctcccaaaatgctaggattacaggcatgagccaccgcacctggccccatttaCTATTTATAAAGACCCTGAGCATTCTAGAATCTGGGTGCAGTAGACAAGTATCCAGTGACTTTATTTGTAAGACGAAATGCAGACACCGGGAGCTTTTGGAAAACACGTGGCATAACACAGTGGAAAAGAGTGAAACTGGTGTAAGACGTTCTCACAAACGACTTTCCATTTCCTTAGGCTCTGGCCTGCCAGCTGCTTTCCCTTGCTGTATTCCCGCCACCTCCCACCCACACACCCTCACAGAGACCCCTACATGCATACACGCAGAggaacacactcacacacacccctctaTCAGGTTGAACCATGTGAAATtgcttttttgggggtgggggagagatgtagtcttgctgtgttgcccaggctggagtgcagtggctcaatctcggctcactgcaacctgtgcctccctggttcaagcaatgctcctgtttcagcctcctgagtagctgggactacaggcgcactgccacacccagctaatttctgtttttgtattttagtagagacagggttttgccacgttgcccaggctggtctcaaactccccacctcaggcaatccgcccgcctcggcctcctaaagggctaggattacaggggtaagccaccgcgcctggcctgaaattgCTATTCTTATAGGTCACAACAGACAAATATCAGCAGCTTCACCTGGTTCAACCTCATATCtatgtgtacacatgcacacccacccaTGTGCTTACGTAAACGCGCCCATACACAcctacaaacatatatacactTGTGCACACATTCACACGTGCAGGAAAATTCTCTGGTGCCCTTCTCCATGGCTGTGCTAGTGAACAACTAATCTGGCCCCTCCTGTGTCCCTCCGCACCCCACCCACCTTGCCTCCTTCCCAGACACTAACCTCCGGTGCTGATCCCCACCCCTACAGGAGAGCGAAGACCTGGAGAAACAGAACGCGGCTCTACGCAAGGAGATCAAGCAGCTCACGGAGGAACTGAAGTACTTCACGTCGGTGCTGAACAGCCACGAGCCCCTGTGCTCGGTGCTGGCCGCCAGCACGCCCTCGCCCCCCGAGGTGGTGTACAGCGCCCACGCATTCCACCAACCTCATGTCAGCTCCCCGCGCTTCCAGCCCTGAGCTTCCGATGCGGGGA encodes the following:
- the BATF gene encoding basic leucine zipper transcriptional factor ATF-like; its protein translation is MPHSSDSSDSSFSRSPPPGKQDSSDDVRRVQRREKNRIAAQKSRQRQTQKADTLHLESEDLEKQNAALRKEIKQLTEELKYFTSVLNSHEPLCSVLAASTPSPPEVVYSAHAFHQPHVSSPRFQP